The Ovis canadensis isolate MfBH-ARS-UI-01 breed Bighorn chromosome 18, ARS-UI_OviCan_v2, whole genome shotgun sequence genome has a segment encoding these proteins:
- the C18H15orf39 gene encoding uncharacterized protein C15orf39 homolog isoform X1 has translation MAEKRPLGTLGPVMYGKLPRLEADSGPGHSLPPSAGNQDPCSYKGAYFSCPMGAPPKTGSERLASWTPYPPLYPTNMAGPPLRANSLLTSCLLYRPPTESSEKVQDAGPVELLPFGPQSHSYPGPPLAAPKPVYRSPLCYGLSTCLGEGAPKKPLDVDWTLVTGSLLPPVDPSCSLPPASGKGQFLDGTFLRGVPAGASDKDSSASFSPCQAFLEKYRALHSTGFLASKYASPYSGDPKQALSEGPPSPWTQLAQPLGPTCQDAVPPHYPLPHPTQPVPCLPACRHPEKPGSYGSVLPLQPLGAPKGAGYPAGGLNSPYLRQQAVQTPYMPPVGLDTYAYPSAPLPAPSPGLKLEPPLTPRCPLDFAPQTLGFPYAREDLSLYGASPGLGGTPPSQNNVQALPKPGAFQRACQPLPASQPCSELTRPAEKPVQEAEEKMWLPGCRKEHPQPQPQAKPQPRPDEHPGAPIVIGDSPVPRTPPPLPPCAQERQSLPQNEGSLPPSSPPMPVIDNVFSLAPYRDYLDVPAPEAPAEPEPAPAPNESHDKDCGRSLPAQEAPSSEHPSHKEEVALDLSVKKTAAEASPTKVPHPMGRAKPTPAVDMLAAGSNVSNVPGTGDMVSNPQGLPKAVTEASEPPGVPVTTEATPRTNFHSSVAFMFRKFKIIRPAPLPAAVVPAAPTLAPAPAQPTPTPTPTPVPPGLQMLTQPLPVACFGLTLPSPPAVAMASPASVPAPAPSPAPAPAPAPAPAPAPAPAPVAGPSPASTPATADSSEQHFAGLHASLCDAISGSVAHSPPEKLREWLETSGPWGRAAWQDCQRVQGLLGKLLSQLQSFVCTQQCPFPHVVRAGAIFVPIHLVKERLFPRLPPASVDHVLQEHRVELRPTTLSEERALRERALHGCTSRMLKLLALRQLPDIYPDLLGLQWRDCVRRQLGDFNTKPGSVPSSESTVARDEPGSLDLIWKSAASKAKKPGRKPPTPGPEKAEATAVGGSQGASPTPAAGATVKARFRSLLESAWLDGLALPTWGHKASGPDRTAPRPQLLGSQSHQL, from the exons ATGGCGGAGAAGCGGCCACTGGGGACCCTGGGGCCTGTGATGTATGGGAAGCTGCCCCGCCTAGAGGCAGACTCCGGGCCCGGCCACAGCCTGCCCCCCTCTGCTGGTAACCAGGACCCCTGCAGCTACAAGGGTGCCTACTTCTCCTGCCCCATGGGGGCTCCTCCTAAGACAGGGTCTGAGCGATTGGCTTCCTGGACCCCATACCCACCCTTGTACCCTACCAACATGGCAGGACCCCCACTCCGAGCAAACAGTCTTCTGACCAGCTGCCTGCTCTACCGCCCGCCCACAGAAAGTTCTGAGAAGGTGCAGGACGCTGGCCCTGTCGAGCTCCTGCCCTTTGGTCCCCAGTCTCACTCCTACCCAGGTCCCCCACTGGCAGCACCCAAACCTGTCTACCGTAGCCCGCTGTGTTACGGGCTCTCGACTTGCCTGGGAGAGGGGGCACCGAAGAAGCCTCTAGATGTTGACTGGACGCTGGTGACCGGATCCTTGTTACCGCCAGTGGACCCGTCTTGTTCtctgcccccagcctctggcaaggGCCAGTTCCTGGATGGCACCTTCTTGCGTGGGGTGCCAGCTGGGGCGTCTGACAAAGACTCCTCGGCGAGCTTCTCCCCCTGCCAGGCCTTCTTGGAGAAGTACCGGGCCCTCCACAGCACAGGCTTCCTGGCCTCGAAGTATGCGAGTCCTTACTCTGGGGACCCCAAGCAGGCGTTGTCTGAGGGCCCCCCGAGTCCTTGGACCCAGCTGGCCCAACCCCTAGGACCAACCTGCCAGGACGCAGTGCCCCCTCACTATCCGCTGCCCCACCCCACACAGCCCGTGCCTTGCTTGCCAGCCTGTCGCCACCCAGAGAAGCCGGGCAGCTATGGCTCAGTGCTCCCACTGCAGCCACTGGGAGCCCCCAAGGGGGCTGGGTACCCGGCTGGTGGGCTGAACAGCCCCTACCTGAGGCAGCAGGCCGTTCAGACACCCTATATGCCCCCTGTGGGGCTGGACACTTACGCCTACCCCTCCGCTCCCCTCCCAGCACCTTCGCCAGGCCTCAAGCTGGAGCCACCTCTCACCCCACGCTGCCCACTGGACTTTGCCCCCCAAACGCTGGGCTTCCCTTATGCCCGGGAGGACCTCTCTCTCTATGGAGCATCCCCAGGGCTTGGAGGGACGCCACCTTCCCAGAACAATGTGCAGGCCTTGCCAAAGCCCGGGGCCTTCCAGCGGGCATGCCAGCCTCTGCCTGCCAGCCAGCCATGCTCAGAGCTCACGAGGCCTGCAGAGAAGCCCGTGCAGGAAGCCGAGGAGAAGATGTGGCTGCCCGGCTGCAGAAAGGAGCATCCCCAGCCGCAGCCGCAGGCCAAGCCCCAGCCCCGGCCCGATGAGCACCCCGGGGCACCCATTGTCATCGGAGATAGTCCAGTTCCGCGCACCCCACCGCCGCTCCCACCCTGTGCCCAGGAGCGCCAGTCTCTGCCACAGAATGAGGGCTCACTGCCCCCCAGCTCTCCACCTATGCCGGTCATCGACAATGTCTTCAGCCTGGCCCCCTACCGTGACTACCTGGACGTGCCAGCACCCGAGGCCCCAGCTGAGCCTGAACCGGCCCCAGCCCCCAACGAGAGCCACGACAAAGACTGTGGAAGGTCCCTACCTGCCCAGGAAGCTCCCTCCAGTGAGCACCCCTCACATAAGGAGGAGGTCGCTCTGGACTTGAGTGTGAAGAAGACCGCCGCCGAGGCCTCCCCCACCAAGGTCCCTCATCCCATGGGACGTGCCAAGCCTACCCCAGCCGTGGATATGCTGGCCGCAGGAAGCAATGTCTCCAACGTGCCAGGTACGGGGGACATGGTCTCCAATCCGCAGGGCCTGCCAAAGGCAGTCACAGAGGCGTCAGAACCACCTGGGGTGCCAGTGACCACAGAGGCCACCCCAAGGACCAACTTCCACAGCTCGGTGGCCTTCATGTTTCGAAAGTTCAAGATCATCCGGCCAGCACCCTTGCCTGCAGCTGTGGTCCCCGCCGCGCCCACCTTGGCCCCTGCCCCGGCCCAGCCCACACCCACCCCGACTCCCACCCCCGTGCCCCCTGGACTACAGATGCTCACCCAGCCCTTGCCCGTGGCCTGCTTCGGCCTGACACTGCCCAGCCCTCCAGCTGTAGCCATGGCCTCCCCCGCCTCCGTGCCTGCCCCAGCTCCATCGCCCGCACCAGCTccggctccggctccggctccggctccggctccggctccCGCTCCAGTTGCTGGCCCCTCCCCAGCTTCTACCCCCGCCACGGCCGACTCCTCAGAGCAGCACTTCGCAGGACTGCATGCATCCTTGTGTGACGCCATCTCGGGCTCCGTGGCCCACTCCCCACCTGAAAAGCTGCGCGAGTGGCTCGAGACGTCTGGGCCCTGGGGCCGGGCGGCGTGGCAGGACTGCCAGCGCGTGCAGGGGCTGCTGGGCAAGCTGCTGTCGCAGCTGCAGAGCTTCGTGTGCACGCAGCAGTGCCCCTTCCCCCACGTGGTGAGGGCCGGGGCCATCTTCGTACCCATCCACCTGGTGAAGGAGCGGCTGTTCCCGCGGCTGCCACCTGCCTCCGTGGACCACGTGCTGCAGGAGCACCGCGTGGAACTGCGGCCCACCACACTGTCGGAGGAGCGGGCCCTGCGGGAGCGTGCCCTGCACGGCTGCACCTCGCGCATGCTGAAGCTGCTGGCGCTGCGCCAGCTGCCCGACATCTACCCGGACCTGCTGGGCCTGCAGTGGCGAGACTGCGTCCGCCGCCAACTGG GTGACTTTAACACCAAGCCTGGATCAGTGCCCTCTTCGGAATCCACCGTGGCCAGAGACGAGCCAGGGAGCCTAGACCTGATTTGGAAGTCAGCTGCCTCCAAAGCCAAAAAGCCAGGGAGGAAGCCGCCGACTCCTGGCCCAGAGAAAGCAGAGGCGACTGCTGTGGGGGGGTCACAAggtg
- the C18H15orf39 gene encoding uncharacterized protein C15orf39 homolog isoform X2, with translation MAEKRPLGTLGPVMYGKLPRLEADSGPGHSLPPSAGNQDPCSYKGAYFSCPMGAPPKTGSERLASWTPYPPLYPTNMAGPPLRANSLLTSCLLYRPPTESSEKVQDAGPVELLPFGPQSHSYPGPPLAAPKPVYRSPLCYGLSTCLGEGAPKKPLDVDWTLVTGSLLPPVDPSCSLPPASGKGQFLDGTFLRGVPAGASDKDSSASFSPCQAFLEKYRALHSTGFLASKYASPYSGDPKQALSEGPPSPWTQLAQPLGPTCQDAVPPHYPLPHPTQPVPCLPACRHPEKPGSYGSVLPLQPLGAPKGAGYPAGGLNSPYLRQQAVQTPYMPPVGLDTYAYPSAPLPAPSPGLKLEPPLTPRCPLDFAPQTLGFPYAREDLSLYGASPGLGGTPPSQNNVQALPKPGAFQRACQPLPASQPCSELTRPAEKPVQEAEEKMWLPGCRKEHPQPQPQAKPQPRPDEHPGAPIVIGDSPVPRTPPPLPPCAQERQSLPQNEGSLPPSSPPMPVIDNVFSLAPYRDYLDVPAPEAPAEPEPAPAPNESHDKDCGRSLPAQEAPSSEHPSHKEEVALDLSVKKTAAEASPTKVPHPMGRAKPTPAVDMLAAGSNVSNVPGTGDMVSNPQGLPKAVTEASEPPGVPVTTEATPRTNFHSSVAFMFRKFKIIRPAPLPAAVVPAAPTLAPAPAQPTPTPTPTPVPPGLQMLTQPLPVACFGLTLPSPPAVAMASPASVPAPAPSPAPAPAPAPAPAPAPAPAPVAGPSPASTPATADSSEQHFAGLHASLCDAISGSVAHSPPEKLREWLETSGPWGRAAWQDCQRVQGLLGKLLSQLQSFVCTQQCPFPHVVRAGAIFVPIHLVKERLFPRLPPASVDHVLQEHRVELRPTTLSEERALRERALHGCTSRMLKLLALRQLPDIYPDLLGLQWRDCVRRQLGEHGATPVAAGAV, from the coding sequence ATGGCGGAGAAGCGGCCACTGGGGACCCTGGGGCCTGTGATGTATGGGAAGCTGCCCCGCCTAGAGGCAGACTCCGGGCCCGGCCACAGCCTGCCCCCCTCTGCTGGTAACCAGGACCCCTGCAGCTACAAGGGTGCCTACTTCTCCTGCCCCATGGGGGCTCCTCCTAAGACAGGGTCTGAGCGATTGGCTTCCTGGACCCCATACCCACCCTTGTACCCTACCAACATGGCAGGACCCCCACTCCGAGCAAACAGTCTTCTGACCAGCTGCCTGCTCTACCGCCCGCCCACAGAAAGTTCTGAGAAGGTGCAGGACGCTGGCCCTGTCGAGCTCCTGCCCTTTGGTCCCCAGTCTCACTCCTACCCAGGTCCCCCACTGGCAGCACCCAAACCTGTCTACCGTAGCCCGCTGTGTTACGGGCTCTCGACTTGCCTGGGAGAGGGGGCACCGAAGAAGCCTCTAGATGTTGACTGGACGCTGGTGACCGGATCCTTGTTACCGCCAGTGGACCCGTCTTGTTCtctgcccccagcctctggcaaggGCCAGTTCCTGGATGGCACCTTCTTGCGTGGGGTGCCAGCTGGGGCGTCTGACAAAGACTCCTCGGCGAGCTTCTCCCCCTGCCAGGCCTTCTTGGAGAAGTACCGGGCCCTCCACAGCACAGGCTTCCTGGCCTCGAAGTATGCGAGTCCTTACTCTGGGGACCCCAAGCAGGCGTTGTCTGAGGGCCCCCCGAGTCCTTGGACCCAGCTGGCCCAACCCCTAGGACCAACCTGCCAGGACGCAGTGCCCCCTCACTATCCGCTGCCCCACCCCACACAGCCCGTGCCTTGCTTGCCAGCCTGTCGCCACCCAGAGAAGCCGGGCAGCTATGGCTCAGTGCTCCCACTGCAGCCACTGGGAGCCCCCAAGGGGGCTGGGTACCCGGCTGGTGGGCTGAACAGCCCCTACCTGAGGCAGCAGGCCGTTCAGACACCCTATATGCCCCCTGTGGGGCTGGACACTTACGCCTACCCCTCCGCTCCCCTCCCAGCACCTTCGCCAGGCCTCAAGCTGGAGCCACCTCTCACCCCACGCTGCCCACTGGACTTTGCCCCCCAAACGCTGGGCTTCCCTTATGCCCGGGAGGACCTCTCTCTCTATGGAGCATCCCCAGGGCTTGGAGGGACGCCACCTTCCCAGAACAATGTGCAGGCCTTGCCAAAGCCCGGGGCCTTCCAGCGGGCATGCCAGCCTCTGCCTGCCAGCCAGCCATGCTCAGAGCTCACGAGGCCTGCAGAGAAGCCCGTGCAGGAAGCCGAGGAGAAGATGTGGCTGCCCGGCTGCAGAAAGGAGCATCCCCAGCCGCAGCCGCAGGCCAAGCCCCAGCCCCGGCCCGATGAGCACCCCGGGGCACCCATTGTCATCGGAGATAGTCCAGTTCCGCGCACCCCACCGCCGCTCCCACCCTGTGCCCAGGAGCGCCAGTCTCTGCCACAGAATGAGGGCTCACTGCCCCCCAGCTCTCCACCTATGCCGGTCATCGACAATGTCTTCAGCCTGGCCCCCTACCGTGACTACCTGGACGTGCCAGCACCCGAGGCCCCAGCTGAGCCTGAACCGGCCCCAGCCCCCAACGAGAGCCACGACAAAGACTGTGGAAGGTCCCTACCTGCCCAGGAAGCTCCCTCCAGTGAGCACCCCTCACATAAGGAGGAGGTCGCTCTGGACTTGAGTGTGAAGAAGACCGCCGCCGAGGCCTCCCCCACCAAGGTCCCTCATCCCATGGGACGTGCCAAGCCTACCCCAGCCGTGGATATGCTGGCCGCAGGAAGCAATGTCTCCAACGTGCCAGGTACGGGGGACATGGTCTCCAATCCGCAGGGCCTGCCAAAGGCAGTCACAGAGGCGTCAGAACCACCTGGGGTGCCAGTGACCACAGAGGCCACCCCAAGGACCAACTTCCACAGCTCGGTGGCCTTCATGTTTCGAAAGTTCAAGATCATCCGGCCAGCACCCTTGCCTGCAGCTGTGGTCCCCGCCGCGCCCACCTTGGCCCCTGCCCCGGCCCAGCCCACACCCACCCCGACTCCCACCCCCGTGCCCCCTGGACTACAGATGCTCACCCAGCCCTTGCCCGTGGCCTGCTTCGGCCTGACACTGCCCAGCCCTCCAGCTGTAGCCATGGCCTCCCCCGCCTCCGTGCCTGCCCCAGCTCCATCGCCCGCACCAGCTccggctccggctccggctccggctccggctccggctccCGCTCCAGTTGCTGGCCCCTCCCCAGCTTCTACCCCCGCCACGGCCGACTCCTCAGAGCAGCACTTCGCAGGACTGCATGCATCCTTGTGTGACGCCATCTCGGGCTCCGTGGCCCACTCCCCACCTGAAAAGCTGCGCGAGTGGCTCGAGACGTCTGGGCCCTGGGGCCGGGCGGCGTGGCAGGACTGCCAGCGCGTGCAGGGGCTGCTGGGCAAGCTGCTGTCGCAGCTGCAGAGCTTCGTGTGCACGCAGCAGTGCCCCTTCCCCCACGTGGTGAGGGCCGGGGCCATCTTCGTACCCATCCACCTGGTGAAGGAGCGGCTGTTCCCGCGGCTGCCACCTGCCTCCGTGGACCACGTGCTGCAGGAGCACCGCGTGGAACTGCGGCCCACCACACTGTCGGAGGAGCGGGCCCTGCGGGAGCGTGCCCTGCACGGCTGCACCTCGCGCATGCTGAAGCTGCTGGCGCTGCGCCAGCTGCCCGACATCTACCCGGACCTGCTGGGCCTGCAGTGGCGAGACTGCGTCCGCCGCCAACTGGGTGAGCATGGGGCCACCCCCGTAGCCGCCGGAGCTGTGTGA